The following proteins are co-located in the Palaemon carinicauda isolate YSFRI2023 chromosome 30, ASM3689809v2, whole genome shotgun sequence genome:
- the LOC137623660 gene encoding uncharacterized protein, translating into MDVKPLIDSAIKQGLTGTQIDEFVHRQLKLQIEYDEIRKKADEEREERVAKRELDKLERERKKADEERKHELELLKLKSSPDYTPDPNPIVDPLRSSLPKIPPFDETVDEIDLYIDRFERLAKFYKWKEDDYSMLLGTLLRGRALKIYCSLSSDIVNNFVSLKKALLKAFHINSNVYRRKFRDYIIDTDESFVQFNCKLGQYFDKWLELANVEKNYESVRDFMIFDQMLSSCSHDLRSFLLEQSLQNSCQLAESADRYLVAHGMKKCRKSNDKIPSKPHAKPLADNISKSPKVSNSVTKSDSNVKCHHCGEVGHIRPNCPVYKLNKKSDKVVPKIGVVLGREEKLHNCVTDTDGKIFDQSVEIVFDTGCNTVVVRDTLVPLNYPRGRKVKVYDYLGRPLYLNTVHTIVESKFFSGKVKAIVAPIRCADVIIGLIPGLKHNVDAGLSLINGDEFVSDRNVNVNVVTRAKAKDKVKERPMSSNLESLDKEYGLNSDEFSEYQKECPSLASIRKLLDNEESVTLKCRTVKYVNVGDLIYRKCLESSKPEDVGKLQLVVPVQYRNIIMKLAHESLLAGHFSSRKTVDKIMQKFYWPRASLDIHRFCKSCHSCQKFSSKPKKVPLVPMPIVNEPFSRIAIDLVGPITPCTKKGHKYILTVIDMATRYPEAVALRNIDTVSVAEALMEIFCRVGIPKEILSDRGTQFKSDLMSEINKLLSIKAIYTSPYHASCNGMVSAKKYKEYFDKKTTSRKFKVNDEVLVMLPNSSNKFLMQWKGPYIITDVHSNGVDYYVKVGNRLKLYHANMLKTYHRRSKVSVIQQEVNDLLDSSNLFSALQAEVQPVIAITDNNCCELPSRDEDSGNYNFCESLSSDKINDLEGLLKSCTDVMSDTPGRTKTISHNIKLQSDEPIRAKNYPIPLSLLDEFNKEVDRMIDMDIIQPSTSDYCSPRCYCTET; encoded by the exons atggatGTTAAACCGTTAATTGACAGTGCAATTAAACAAGGCCTTACTGGTACTCAAATTGATGAATTTGTACATAGACAGTTAAAGCTTCAGATAGAATATGACGAGATCCGAAAGAAAGCagacgaagaaagagaagaaagagtcgcaaagcgtgagttagataaactagagagagagagaaagaaagcagacGAGGAGAGAAAACATGAATTAGAGTTACTTAAATTGAAATCTAGTCCTGATTACACTCCAGATCCTAATCCCATTGTTGATCCCTTAAGGTCTTCTTTGCCTAAAATTCCACCATTTGACGAGACCGTAGACGAAATAGACTTGTACATAGATCGCTTTGAGAGATTAGcgaaattttacaaatggaaagaagaTGATTATTCAATGTTATTGGGAACTCTATTGCGTGGTAGAGCTTTGAAAATTTATTGTAGCTTGTCTAGCGATATTGTCAATAACTTTGTTTCACTTAAGAAAGCTCTGCTTAAAGCTTTTCACATAAATTCCAATGTATATCGAAGGAAGTTTAGAGATTATATTATTGATACTGACGAAAGTTTTGTACAGTTCAATTGTAAATTGGGACAATATTTTGATAAGTGGTTGGAACTTGCAAATGTAGAGAAAAATTATGAATCTgttagagattttatgatttttgATCAAATGTTGTCTAGTTGTTCTCATGATCTTCGTTCATTTTTGCTAGAACAGTCACTTCAGAATTCATGTCAACTTGCTGAGAGTGCAGATAGATATCTAGTTGCTCATGGTATGAAGAAATGCCGTAAGAGTAATGATAAGATTCCCTCTAAACCTCATGCTAAACCTCTTGCTGATAATATTTCAAAGTCTCCTAAAGTTTCGAATTCGGTAACTAAATCTGATTCTAATGTTAAATGTCATCATTGTGGTGAAGTTGGTCATATTCGTCCTAATTGCCCTGTgtacaaattaaataagaaatctgaTAAAGTAGTGCCTAAAATAGGTGTAGTACTTGGCCgtgaagaaaaattgcataatTGTGTAACTGATACCGATGGAAAGATTTTTGACCAGTCAGTTGAGATAGTTTTTGATACTGGGTGCAATACCGTGGTTGTTAGAGATACATTAGTACCTTTAAATTATCCTCGTGGCAGAAAAGTGAAAGTTTATGACTATCTTGGTAGACCTTTGTACCTAAATACAGTGCATACAATTGTTGAGTCTAAATTCTTTTCTGGTAAAGTTAAAGCTATTGTTGCCCCCATACGTTGCGCAGATGTCATTATTGGTCTTATACCTGGACTTAAACATAATGTTGATGCAGGTTTAAGTTTAATAAACGGTGATGAGTTTGTTTCTGATCGTAACGTTAACGTTAATGTTGTAACGAGAGCAAAAGCTAAGGATAAAGTAAAGGAGCGTCCTATGTCTAGTAATCTTGAATCTTTGGATAAGGAATATGGTCTTAATTCTGATGAATTTAGTGAGTATCAAAAAGAATGTCCTTCACTTGCTAGTATCCGTAAGTTGCTTGATAACGAAGAAAGTGTAACCTTAAAATGTCGGACAGTCAAGTACGTAAATGTTGGAGATTTAATATATCGCAAGTGTCTTGAAAGTAGTAAACCTGAAGATGTGGGAAAATTACAGTTAGTTGTGCCAGTTCAGtaccgtaatataataatgaagttAGCACATGAGTCTTTGTTGGCGGGACACTTTTCATCTCGTAAGACTGTAGATAAGATCATGCAGAAATTCTATTGGCCAAGGGCAAGCTTAGATATACATAGATTTTGTAAATCTTGTCATTCgtgtcaaaagttcagcagtaaaCCAAAGAAAGTACCTTTAGTGCCAATGCCCATTGTGAATGAACCTTTTTCACGTATTGCGATTGATCTAGTTGGTCCTATCACTCCTTGTACTAAGAAAGGTCATAAGTATATTCTTACGGTGATAGATATGGCTACTCGGTATCCCGAAGCAGTTGCTTTACGCAATATTGATACAGTTTCTGTAGCGGAGGCATTAATGGAGATATTTTGTAGAGTTGGTATACCCAAAGAAATCCTTAGTGATCGTGGCACTCAATTCAAGTCTGATCTTATgtctgaaattaataaattattaagtatcaaagccatttacaccagtccttatcatgcatcttgtaacggaatg gttagtgccaagaaatataaagagtattttgataagaaaaccacctCTCGTAAATTCAAAGTTAATGATGAAGTTTTGGTTATGCTTCCAAATAGTTCAAATAAATTCCTTATGCAATGGAAAGGTCCATATATAATCACTGATGTCCATTCTAATGGTGTTGATTACTATGTCAAAGTAGGAAATAGATTAAAGTTATATCATGCAAATATGCTTAAGACTTATCATAGAAGATCTAAGGTTAGTGTAATTCAACAAGAAGTAAATGATCTTTTAGATTCATCAAATTTGTTTTCAGCTCTTCAAGCTGAAGTACAGCCTGTTATTGCCATTACTGACAATAATTGTTGTGAATTGCCATCAAGAGATGAAGACTCTGGTAATTataacttttgtgaatctttgtcatCTGATAAAATTAATGATCTTGAAGGTTTATTGAAGTCATGTACAGACGTCATGAGTGATACACCTGGTCGTACTAAGACTATTTCTCATAATATAAAATTGCAAAGTGATGAACCAATCAGAGCTAAGAATTACCCAATTCCTTTAAGTTTGCTCGATGAATTCAATAAGGAGGTAGATAGAATGATTGACATGGATATTATTCAACCTTCAACTTCTGATTATTGTTCACCCCGTTGTTATTGTACGGAAACCTAA